The following proteins are encoded in a genomic region of Cuculus canorus isolate bCucCan1 chromosome 21, bCucCan1.pri, whole genome shotgun sequence:
- the KLHDC7A gene encoding kelch domain-containing protein 7A, translating into MPQRVTLPWHSDMQLAGKLVLSAAALLLLTLAYRFYKSRSLAGGKIPPTEAGGEQRESAAWDGDVAKIQVEENYITKRRVKDGAGQPVPGLKGKVYDYYVQSISQVVSKKRCLSYVPPGTSQDCSLEQVNKELESIATQEPDPTLAIWDSTTSSIVPSPTRSLEISPRPPSPGRKVSILQIADSPHLQLPIEGFGVTEQGKTPPASPCPRLVASTDFFQMPPSTHLDLGNCYEVLCAAKAQKLGHLQEAAYKVMSDNYLQVLKTPSIYSHLNAGERELILRWRMKGKMYMAVADINVQEPDLHTSRLCYYDDGGDCWHHLCHVPPEVVSRGCAICSMFNYLFVVVGCEGTGRVQRPSNRVFCYDPLTNIWREICPLNQARPHCKLVALDGHLYAIGGECLYTVERYDPRQDRWTFIAPLPHDTFAVAHTATVCNGEIYVTGGTLRYMLLCYTARSDSWRVSPAGGSKDRTTEMVSTNGFIYRFDLHRSKGIGVYRCSVKAKLWYECATYAMTEPSSFQCAVVGNLVHCVSRHFHIRFLADHISPRFGTRELQPFPSPHGRLLPAVLVLPEGGKVQTQV; encoded by the exons ATGCCCCAGCGGGTGACCCTGCCCTGGCATTCCGACATGCAGCTGGCCGGCAAGCTGGTCCTCTCCGCCGCCGCTCTGCTCCTCCTGACGCTGGCGTACAGGTTTTATAAATCCCGCTCGCTTGCTGGGGGCAAAATCCCACCGACCGAGGcgggaggagagcagagggagagcgcagcctgggatggggatg TGGCAAAAATCCAGGTGGAAGAGAACTACATCACCAAGCGGCGGGTGAAGGATGGGGCTGGACAGCCAGTCCCTGGCCTCAAGGGCAAAGTCTATGACTACTACGTCCAGTCCATCTCCCAGGTGGTATCGAAGAAGAGGTGTCTCTCCTACGTACCTCCAGGAACATCCCAGGACTGCAGCTTGGAGCAGGTCAATAAGGAGCTGGAGAGCATTGCAACCCAGGAACCGGACCCAACTTTGGCAATATGGGATTCTACCACCTCCTCCATAGTTCCATCACCTACAAGGAGCTTAGAGATCTCCCCCAGGCCACCATCTCCTGGCCGCAAGGTCAGCATCCTCCAGATCGCTGACAGCCCCCACCTCCAGCTGCCcattgaggggtttggggtcacaGAACAAGGTAAAACGCCACCAGCAAGCCCCTGTCCAAGACTGGTGGCCAGTACTGACTTCTTCCAAATGCCACCATCCACCCACCTGGACTTGGGGAACTGCTATGAGGTCCTCTGCGCGGCCAAGGCGCAGAAGCTGGGCCACCTCCAGGAGGCTGCCTACAAGGTTATGAGCGACAACTACCTGCAGGTGCTGAAAACACCCTCCATCTACAGCCACCTCAACGCTGGTGAGCGGGAGCTCATCCTGCGgtggaggatgaaggggaaGATGTACATGGCCGTGGCAGACATCAACGTACAGGAGCCTGACCTCCACACCAGCCGCCTCTGCTATTATGATGATGGAGGGGACTGCTGGCATCACCTCTGCCACGTGCCACCAGAAGTGGTCTCCCGAGGGTGCGCCATTTGCAGCATGTTCAACTACCTCTTCGTGGTGGTTGGCTGCGAGGGCACAGGCCGGGTGCAGAGACCCTCCAACCGTGTCTTCTGCTATGACCCCCTGACCAACATCTGGAGGGAGATCTGCCCCTTGAACCAAGCACGGCCACACTGCAAGCTCGTGGCCTTGGATGGCCACCTCTACGCTATTGGCGGTGAGTGCCTCTACACGGTGGAGCGCTATGACCCCCGGCAGGACCGCTGGACCTTCATTGCGCCCCTGCCCCATGACACCTTCGCCGTGGCCCACACAGCCACAGTGTGCAATGGGGAGATCTACGTGACGGGGGGCACCTTGCGCTACATGCTGCTGTGTTACACCGCTCGCTCGGACAGCTGGAGGGTCAGCCCAGCTGGTGGCAGCAAGGACAGGACAACTGAGATGGTGAGCACCAACGGCTTCATCTACCGCTTTGACCTCCACCGCAGTAAGGGCATCGGCGTGTACCGCTGCAGCGTCAAGGCCAAGCTATGGTATGAGTGTGCCACCTATGCCATGACTGAGCCCTCCAGCTTCCAGTGTGCCGTGGTGGGCAACCTGGTCCACTGTGTCAGCCGGCACTTCCACATACGCTTCCTGGCTGACCACATCTCACCACGCTTTGGGAccagggagctgcagcccttcccatcaccccatggcaGGCTCCTTCCAGCTGTCCTGGTGCTGCCAGAGGGAGGGAAGGTGCAAACGCAGGTTTGA